Proteins encoded within one genomic window of Leptospira stimsonii:
- a CDS encoding HPr family phosphocarrier protein codes for MKEILLKINENGTGMHARPASVFVNCASKFPCEITVVKDDVEVNGKSIMGLMMLALAPGNEFTIQVRGDKEDEALEALTNLVKNDFV; via the coding sequence TTGAAAGAAATCCTCCTAAAAATCAATGAGAACGGCACCGGTATGCACGCGAGACCGGCATCCGTATTCGTAAACTGTGCTTCCAAATTTCCGTGCGAAATCACCGTGGTGAAAGACGACGTGGAAGTAAACGGCAAAAGTATCATGGGGTTGATGATGTTGGCACTCGCACCCGGAAACGAATTTACAATTCAGGTACGAGGCGATAAGGAAGACGAAGCCTTGGAGGCTTTGACAAATCTCGTAAAGAACGATTTTGTCTGA